The following proteins come from a genomic window of Streptococcus oralis:
- a CDS encoding NADPH-dependent oxidoreductase produces the protein MTETIQLMKAHTSVRRFQEQEIPQADLEEILTAGQMASSWKNFQSYSVILVRSQEKKDALYELVPQEAIRQSAAFLLFVGDLNRAEKGASLHTDTFQPQGVEGLLITSVDAALAGQNTLLAAESLGYGGMIIGLVRYKSEEVAELFNLPDYTYPVFGIALGVPNQQHDVKPRLPLNQVVFEEEYQEQPVEAILDYDQVQADYAGARATTSWSQRLAEQFGQAEPSSTRKNLEQKKLF, from the coding sequence ATGACAGAAACCATTCAACTGATGAAAGCTCATACTTCAGTTCGTCGCTTTCAGGAGCAAGAAATTCCTCAGGCAGACTTGGAAGAGATTTTGACTGCTGGACAAATGGCGTCATCTTGGAAAAATTTTCAATCCTACTCTGTGATTCTTGTGCGTAGTCAAGAGAAGAAAGATGCCCTATATGAACTGGTTCCTCAGGAAGCCATTCGCCAGTCAGCTGCCTTTTTGCTCTTTGTCGGTGACTTGAACCGAGCTGAAAAGGGAGCAAGTCTTCATACGGACACTTTCCAACCTCAAGGGGTAGAAGGTCTCCTTATCACGTCTGTAGACGCTGCGCTTGCGGGGCAAAATACCTTGCTTGCAGCAGAGAGTCTGGGATATGGTGGTATGATTATCGGTTTGGTCCGTTACAAGTCGGAAGAAGTGGCAGAGCTTTTTAACTTGCCTGACTATACCTACCCAGTTTTTGGGATTGCCCTTGGCGTGCCAAACCAACAACATGATGTCAAACCAAGACTGCCTTTGAACCAAGTGGTATTTGAAGAAGAATACCAAGAACAGCCAGTTGAAGCGATTTTGGACTATGACCAAGTACAAGCAGACTATGCTGGTGCGCGTGCGACGACCTCTTGGAGTCAGCGTTTGGCAGAGCAGTTTGGCCAAGCCGAACCTAGTTCAACTCGGAAGAATCTAGAACAGAAAAAGTTATTTTAG